The following coding sequences lie in one Verrucomicrobiota bacterium JB022 genomic window:
- the pgl gene encoding 6-phosphogluconolactonase: MTERDTALGSLIIDEQNALFQRLADQMGRVAEQAEDRCVIALTGGSTPKKHYQWLVANGALPKVAQEKAFWTTSDERMVPLNDDESNFGNADRMLLQPLEIPQNRKFPWPVEVDPHSAALVYNRKFNERFGAQRCYDLCVLGMGDDGHTASLFPKSPLLGAGVMDFFACVEVPGKGWRLTITEAGLDACGAITVIVTGANKAERVKAVFNEAVGTYPIQILEQFASRVTWLMDPDAAALIQ; the protein is encoded by the coding sequence ATGACCGAGCGCGATACAGCTTTGGGTTCGTTGATCATCGACGAGCAGAACGCCCTTTTTCAACGCCTGGCCGACCAGATGGGACGCGTGGCCGAACAGGCGGAAGACCGTTGCGTGATCGCCCTCACCGGCGGCTCCACGCCCAAGAAGCACTACCAGTGGTTGGTGGCCAACGGCGCCCTGCCCAAGGTCGCGCAGGAGAAGGCCTTCTGGACTACAAGCGATGAGCGTATGGTGCCGCTCAACGACGACGAGAGCAACTTCGGCAACGCCGACCGCATGCTGCTCCAGCCGCTCGAAATCCCGCAAAACCGCAAGTTCCCCTGGCCGGTGGAAGTCGACCCGCACTCGGCCGCGCTCGTCTACAACCGCAAGTTCAACGAGCGCTTCGGCGCCCAGCGCTGCTACGACCTCTGCGTGCTCGGCATGGGGGACGACGGCCACACGGCTTCGCTCTTCCCCAAGAGCCCCCTGCTTGGTGCGGGGGTGATGGACTTCTTTGCCTGTGTCGAAGTCCCCGGCAAGGGCTGGCGCCTCACCATTACCGAAGCGGGCCTCGACGCCTGCGGGGCGATCACGGTCATCGTCACCGGGGCCAACAAGGCCGAGCGCGTTAAAGCCGTCTTCAACGAAGCCGTAGGCACCTATCCCATCCAGATCCTGGAGCAATTCGCCTCCCGGGTCACCTGGCTGATGGATCCGGATGCGGCCGCGCTGATCCAGTAG